The proteins below come from a single Triticum aestivum cultivar Chinese Spring chromosome 5D, IWGSC CS RefSeq v2.1, whole genome shotgun sequence genomic window:
- the LOC123123159 gene encoding uncharacterized protein isoform X2 has translation MDDDFGCVIGVAGRGEFAVVASGTPIVHLDSHRLLAISGNQQNRARFARTMCRRWKGLTGVPYPDTATVADLARELLDRGHSVEALVVGYNQAQPHAAVSCVGPALPRGQFLFGAAGRGAEACRAVLRRGYRDTMSSSDVIELVESCIAEIRRLGVPGAAGEFAVQYVDRWGAAPVGREVRETMAIYRQMALEVLKSHGEGGSSGSA, from the exons ATGGACGACGACTTCGGCTGCGTGATCGGCGTCGCGGGGAGGGGGGAATTCGCGGTGGTGGCGTCGGGAACCCCCATCGTGCACCTCGACTCCCACAGGCTTCTCGCCATCTCCGGCAACCAGCAGAACCG CGCAAGGTTCGCGAGGACGATGTGCCGCAGGTGGAAGGGGCTGACCGGGGTGCCGTACCCCGACACCGCCACGGTCGCCGACCTCGCGCGCGAGCTGCTCGACCGCGGCCACTCCGTCGAGGCCCTGGTCGTGGGCTACAACCAGGCCCAGCCCCACGCGGCGGTGAGCTGCGTCGGCCCCGCGCTCCCGCGCGGCCAGTTCCTGTTCGGGGCCGCGGGCCGGGGAGCGGAGGCCTGCAGGGCGGTGCTGCGCCGGGGCTACCGCGACACCATGTCGTCCAGCGACGTGATCGAGCTCGTGGAGAGCTGCATCGCGGAGATCCGCCGGCTCGGGGTTCCCGGGGCTGCCGGCGAGTTTGCGGTCCAGTATGTCGACAGATGGGGAGCGGCGCCCGTGGGAAGGGAGGTCAGGGAGACAATGGCTATCTATCGACAGATGGCACTCGAAGTGTTAAAAT
- the LOC123123158 gene encoding cupincin — MKSTVVRSPWLALALVLSLCLSLSFASWDAEDEGRGSRRWQEGGDERRSGESGRPYHFGEESFREWAKSRHGHFKVLERFDHELLRGSIGDYRVACLDAAPRAFLQPSHYDADEIAFVREGEGVLVLLRNGKRESFCVREGDVFVIPAGSIVYSANTHRSKWFRVVMLLNPVSTPGSFQEFSPIGFGGEQPQSFFSVFSDEVIRAAFNTRQREDVDRVFETKSRGEGQISEGSEEQIRELSRSCSRGGRGGGGGSGSEKEDIQPRSLTGEKPRYSNKHGRFHQITGDQCHHLRKLDMDVTLVNITRGSMTALRYTTRSTRIYIVVEGRDGYFEMACPHVSSSGRSERREHEQEREREHGHGRRSEERGQEHGRRSEEEEHGHGGEQEKSRGYRQVRAQIKVGSVIVLPAGHPATFVAGNEGNLALLSFGVGANNDEEVFVTGGNSVLKQLDEAAKALAFPQQARELADRVIRAQPESVFVPGPQQQRRVADM; from the exons ATGAAGTCCACGGTAGTAAGATCGCCATGGCTAGCGCTAGCCCTCGTCCTCTCCCTGTGCCTCTCCCTCTCGTTCGCGTCGTGGGATGCCGAGGACGAAGGTAGGGGTAGTAGGAGGTGGCAAGAAGGGGGCGACGAAAGGCGGTCCGGCGAAAGTGGCCGGCCGTACCACTTCGGCGAGGAGAGCTTCCGGGAGTGGGCCAAGTCGCGGCACGGCCACTTCAAGGTGCTGGAGCGGTTCGACCACGAGCTGCTCCGGGGCTCCATCGGCGACTACCGCGTGGCGTGCCTCGACGCGGCGCCGCGCGCGTTCCTGCAGCCCAGCCACTACGACGCCGACGAGATCGCCTTCGTGAGGGAAGGCGAGGGCGTGCTGGTGCTGCTGAGGAACGGGAAGCGGGAGTCGTTCTGCGTCAGGGAGGGCGACGTGTTCGTGATCCCGGCCGGGTCCATCGTGTACTCCGCCAACACGCACCGCTCCAAGTGGTTCCGGGTCGTCATGCTCCTCAACCCCGTCTCCACGCCGGGCAGCTTCCAG GAGTTCTCCCCTATTGGGTTTGGAGGCGAGCAGCCGCAGTCGTTCTTCAGCGTATTCAGCGACGAGGTTATCCGGGCGGCATTTAAC ACTCGGCAGCGGGAGGATGTGGACAGAGTGTTCGAGACGAAGAGCAGAGGTGAGGGTCAGATATCTGAGGGGTCGGAGGAGCAGATACGGGAGCTGAGCAGGTCGTGCTCCAGGGGAggacgcggcggtggcggcgggtcgGGTTCCGAGAAGGAGGACATCCAGCCGCGCAGCCTCACCGGCGAGAAGCCCCGCTACTCGAACAAGCACGGCAGGTTCCACCAGATCACCGGCGACCAGTGCCACCACCTCCGCAAGCTCGACATGGATGTCACCCTCGTCAACATTACCCGG ggCTCGATGACGGCGCTGAGGTACACCACCCGGTCGACCAGGATCTACATCGTCGTGGAGGGGCGCGACGGCTACTTCGAGATGGCGTGCCCGCACGTCTCCAGCTCCGGCCGTTCTGAACGCCGGGAGCACGAGCAGGAGCGCGAGCGCGAACACGGACACGGCAGGAGAAGCGAGGAGCGCGGGcaggagcacggcaggaggagcgaggaggaggagcacggcCACGGCGGCGAGCAGGAGAAATCGAGGGGCTACAGGCAGGTGAGGGCCCAGATCAAGGTGGGGTCGGTGATCGTGCTCCCCGCGGGCCACCCGGCGACGTTCGTGGCCGGGAACGAGGGGAACCTCGCCCTGCTGTCCTTCGGCGTGGGCGCCAACAACGACGAGGAGGTGTTCGTGACCGGCGGGAACAGCGTGCTGAAGCAGCTGGACGAGGCGGCCAAGGCGCTGGCGTTCCCCCAGCAGGCGAGGGAGCTGGCGGACAGGGTCATCCGCGCGCAGCCGGAGTCCGTGTTCGTCCCCGGCCCGCAGCAGCAGCGCCGCGTCGCCGACATGTGA
- the LOC123123159 gene encoding uncharacterized protein isoform X1 — protein sequence MDDDFGCVIGVAGRGEFAVVASGTPIVHLDSHRLLAISGNQQNRARFARTMCRRWKGLTGVPYPDTATVADLARELLDRGHSVEALVVGYNQAQPHAAVSCVGPALPRGQFLFGAAGRGAEACRAVLRRGYRDTMSSSDVIELVESCIAEIRRLGVPGAAGEFAVQYVDRWGAAPVGREVRETMAIYRQMALEVLKSHGLALNPILREDHIACVFDRD from the exons ATGGACGACGACTTCGGCTGCGTGATCGGCGTCGCGGGGAGGGGGGAATTCGCGGTGGTGGCGTCGGGAACCCCCATCGTGCACCTCGACTCCCACAGGCTTCTCGCCATCTCCGGCAACCAGCAGAACCG CGCAAGGTTCGCGAGGACGATGTGCCGCAGGTGGAAGGGGCTGACCGGGGTGCCGTACCCCGACACCGCCACGGTCGCCGACCTCGCGCGCGAGCTGCTCGACCGCGGCCACTCCGTCGAGGCCCTGGTCGTGGGCTACAACCAGGCCCAGCCCCACGCGGCGGTGAGCTGCGTCGGCCCCGCGCTCCCGCGCGGCCAGTTCCTGTTCGGGGCCGCGGGCCGGGGAGCGGAGGCCTGCAGGGCGGTGCTGCGCCGGGGCTACCGCGACACCATGTCGTCCAGCGACGTGATCGAGCTCGTGGAGAGCTGCATCGCGGAGATCCGCCGGCTCGGGGTTCCCGGGGCTGCCGGCGAGTTTGCGGTCCAGTATGTCGACAGATGGGGAGCGGCGCCCGTGGGAAGGGAGGTCAGGGAGACAATGGCTATCTATCGACAGATGGCACTCGAAGTGTTAAAAT